A region from the Pseudomonas cucumis genome encodes:
- a CDS encoding glycosyl transferase family protein, with protein sequence MTSLYWPYWLAHYYSFLEISTIVIAVLILISSLDDLFIDLWYWSRRLFRKFTVGRKYRPLTAEQLMARDEQPLAIMVPAWLEYDVIAPMIENMVSTLDYQNYVVFVGTYINDQRTIDEVERMRRRYKQLHRVEVPHAGPTCKADCLNWVIQAIFLHEKTHGMTFAGVVLHDSEDVLHPLELRLFNYLLPRKDMIQLPVVSLERNWYEWVAGTYMDEFAEWHGKDLVVRESMTDTVPSAGVGTCFSHRALRVLAGETQNQPFNTDSLTEDYDVGARLAKVGMNAIFVRFPVQFRVLRKSWFRKPYESTLKMPLCVREFFPDTFRTAFRQKARWTLGIGLQGWEQMGWSGSLANRYLLFRDRKGVVTAFVSIIAYVILVQLLGLVILRQSGLWDVSFPTPFETNDFIKYLLLANGIALAWRIAHRCYFTTVLYGWQHGLLSIPRMVVGNFVNFMAASRAWRMFIVGKVMNRKLVWDKTMHDFPSTDLVAFAPRKLGSVLLSWQAINETDLQSALDEQKTRHMPLGRILLSNGWLDDETLAEAIAFQNDLPRVFDVANKAQASTLTLDDEFALRWRVVPVGLNADGRAQLAVASPLPAEGLQQVSEVLGSEPVQLIARESEIVAQLRQLNVREGQSVPDARAPLLGDLLIEMGLLDRDVFNRTMLQYRPQRHGRIGDYLVDSGVLPRSTIEKAVARQHSHYPAELPA encoded by the coding sequence ATGACGTCGCTTTATTGGCCCTATTGGCTGGCCCACTACTACAGCTTCCTGGAAATCTCGACCATCGTGATCGCGGTGCTGATCCTGATCTCCAGCCTGGACGATCTGTTCATTGACCTGTGGTACTGGTCTCGCCGCCTGTTTCGCAAGTTCACCGTGGGTCGCAAATACCGGCCGCTGACCGCCGAGCAACTGATGGCCCGGGATGAACAGCCGTTGGCGATCATGGTCCCGGCCTGGCTGGAATATGACGTCATCGCACCGATGATCGAGAACATGGTGTCGACCCTGGATTACCAGAACTATGTCGTCTTCGTCGGCACCTACATCAATGACCAGCGCACCATCGATGAAGTGGAACGCATGCGTCGGCGCTACAAGCAGCTGCATCGCGTGGAAGTCCCGCATGCCGGGCCGACCTGCAAGGCCGACTGCCTGAACTGGGTGATCCAGGCGATTTTCCTGCACGAGAAAACCCACGGCATGACCTTCGCCGGCGTCGTGCTGCACGACAGCGAAGACGTACTGCACCCGTTGGAACTCCGCCTGTTCAACTACTTGCTGCCGCGCAAGGACATGATCCAGTTGCCCGTGGTTTCCCTGGAGCGCAACTGGTACGAATGGGTGGCTGGCACCTACATGGACGAATTCGCCGAATGGCATGGCAAGGATTTGGTCGTGCGTGAAAGCATGACCGACACGGTGCCGTCTGCCGGGGTCGGCACCTGTTTCTCCCACCGTGCCCTGCGAGTGCTGGCCGGGGAAACCCAAAACCAGCCGTTCAACACGGACAGCCTCACCGAGGACTACGACGTCGGCGCACGCCTGGCCAAGGTCGGCATGAACGCGATCTTCGTGCGCTTCCCGGTGCAGTTTCGCGTGTTGCGCAAATCATGGTTTCGCAAGCCTTACGAATCGACCCTGAAGATGCCGTTGTGCGTGCGCGAATTCTTTCCCGATACCTTCCGTACCGCATTCCGCCAGAAAGCCCGCTGGACGCTGGGCATCGGGCTGCAAGGCTGGGAGCAAATGGGCTGGAGCGGCTCGCTGGCCAACCGTTATCTGCTGTTCCGTGACCGCAAGGGCGTGGTGACGGCGTTCGTCAGCATCATCGCCTACGTGATTCTGGTGCAACTGCTGGGCCTGGTCATCCTGCGCCAGAGTGGCCTGTGGGATGTGAGCTTCCCGACGCCGTTTGAAACCAACGACTTCATCAAATACCTGCTACTGGCCAACGGTATCGCGCTGGCCTGGCGTATCGCGCACCGCTGCTATTTCACCACCGTGTTGTACGGCTGGCAGCATGGATTGCTGTCCATCCCGCGCATGGTGGTGGGCAACTTTGTCAACTTCATGGCCGCATCACGCGCCTGGCGCATGTTCATTGTCGGCAAGGTAATGAACCGCAAACTGGTGTGGGACAAGACCATGCACGACTTCCCGTCCACCGACCTGGTTGCCTTCGCACCGCGCAAATTGGGCAGCGTATTGCTGTCCTGGCAGGCGATCAACGAAACCGACCTGCAAAGCGCCCTCGACGAACAGAAAACCCGGCACATGCCCTTGGGGCGGATTTTGCTCAGCAACGGCTGGCTGGACGACGAGACACTGGCGGAAGCCATCGCCTTCCAGAACGATCTGCCGCGGGTGTTCGATGTGGCCAACAAGGCGCAGGCGTCGACCCTTACCCTGGACGATGAATTCGCTCTGCGCTGGCGCGTGGTGCCGGTTGGCTTGAATGCCGACGGCCGAGCACAACTTGCCGTGGCCAGCCCGTTGCCGGCCGAAGGCCTGCAACAGGTCAGCGAGGTACTGGGCAGCGAACCGGTGCAGCTGATTGCCCGGGAAAGCGAAATCGTCGCGCAGTTGCGTCAACTGAACGTGCGCGAAGGCCAGTCCGTGCCGGATGCCCGCGCGCCACTGCTGGGTGACTTGTTGATCGAAATGGGCCTGCTGGATCGCGACGTATTCAATCGCACCATGTTGCAGTACCGCCCGCAGCGTCACGGACGCATCGGCGACTATCTGGTCGACAGCGGCGTGCTGCCCCGCTCCACCATTGAAAAGGCCGTGGCGCGTCAGCACAGCCACTACCCTGCGGAGCTTCCGGCATGA
- the wecB gene encoding non-hydrolyzing UDP-N-acetylglucosamine 2-epimerase, giving the protein MAPLVKALAAEPGIHSQICITGQHQSMLKQVLDLFNLKADYTLDVMTPHQTLNSLTAALYGAIDPVLEMTCPDRVLVHGDTTSAMVASMAAFHRRIPVGHVEAGLRTGDIYSPWPEEMNRRCIDLGADMLFAPTHDSQKNLLDERLQGRSFVTGNTVIDALQMTARRIEQDADLRASLDEQFSFLQASRKVLLVTGHRRENFGEGFLDICKALSHLARRADMQIVYPVHLNPNVMGPVTEHLGNLPNVHLIKPLDYLAFVRLMQRAHVILTDSGGVQEEAPSLGKPVLVMRDVTERPEAVAAGTVRLVGTSPDSIIAGVNALFDDELLWRRCSQAANPYGDGKASARIVDALMGRPVEDFVVARQPLPKFLHYPSAVPVPENNYSAFTSL; this is encoded by the coding sequence ATGGCGCCCTTGGTCAAAGCCCTCGCTGCGGAACCTGGCATTCATTCGCAGATCTGCATCACTGGCCAACATCAAAGCATGCTTAAACAGGTGCTGGATCTGTTCAACCTCAAGGCCGATTACACCCTCGATGTAATGACGCCGCACCAGACGCTCAACTCGTTGACCGCGGCGCTTTACGGGGCGATTGACCCCGTGCTGGAAATGACCTGTCCGGACCGGGTGCTGGTACATGGTGACACCACCTCGGCCATGGTGGCTTCGATGGCTGCATTCCATCGACGCATCCCGGTCGGCCATGTGGAAGCCGGCCTGCGTACCGGTGATATCTACAGCCCCTGGCCGGAAGAAATGAACCGCCGCTGCATCGATCTGGGTGCAGACATGCTGTTTGCGCCGACCCACGATTCGCAAAAAAACCTGCTCGACGAACGCCTGCAGGGTCGCTCTTTCGTGACCGGCAATACGGTGATCGACGCTTTGCAAATGACCGCGCGGCGCATTGAGCAGGACGCTGATCTGCGTGCGAGCCTGGATGAGCAATTCTCGTTCCTGCAAGCCAGCCGCAAGGTGTTGCTGGTCACCGGGCATCGTCGGGAAAACTTCGGCGAAGGCTTCCTGGATATCTGCAAGGCCCTGAGCCATCTGGCCCGGCGTGCCGATATGCAGATCGTCTATCCGGTGCATTTGAACCCCAACGTCATGGGCCCCGTCACCGAGCACCTGGGCAATCTGCCCAACGTGCACTTGATCAAGCCGCTGGACTACCTGGCCTTCGTGCGTCTGATGCAACGTGCGCACGTGATCCTCACCGACTCCGGTGGCGTGCAGGAAGAAGCGCCGTCCCTGGGCAAACCCGTGCTGGTCATGCGAGACGTTACCGAGCGCCCCGAAGCTGTCGCGGCGGGCACTGTGCGCCTGGTCGGCACCTCGCCGGACTCGATCATCGCTGGCGTCAACGCGTTGTTCGATGACGAATTGCTATGGCGTCGATGCTCCCAGGCGGCCAATCCTTACGGCGATGGCAAGGCCAGTGCGCGCATCGTCGATGCCCTGATGGGGCGTCCGGTCGAAGATTTCGTCGTGGCTCGGCAGCCATTGCCCAAGTTCCTGCACTACCCGTCGGCGGTGCCCGTGCCCGAGAATAATTACTCCGCTTTCACCTCTCTATAA
- a CDS encoding sensor histidine kinase, translating to MRLSDFILKNLEPILQAWEDFARTIETPGTALDSEALRDHAEQMLRAIVLDLRTTQTVQEQNAKAQGNAPPDEKETPAETHAVTRLMAGFTIDQMVSEYRALRTSVLSQWLKQIKAGTALDVDDMTRFHEAIDQALAESIASYSRAVEASRSVFLGILGHDLRTPLGAILLGADMLRRADGMGARATRIATQIYTSVRRASQIVGDLLDLTRCQMGPGIPVKKENIDLTPLCERIVEEIRAFHPGANVLLEMNTPAHGEFDGPRMEQVFSNIISNAVQHGDLQFPIKVALEVTEDSVVFTVHNSGEPIPEDVLPFIFNPMGRFSKRSVIDHGPSDGLGLGLFIASEIVASHAGSIDVISDAERGTIFLVKVPRSGLED from the coding sequence ATGCGCCTGTCAGACTTTATCCTTAAGAACCTCGAACCGATTCTGCAGGCTTGGGAAGATTTTGCGAGAACCATTGAGACGCCTGGCACGGCACTGGATAGCGAGGCTCTCCGGGATCATGCCGAACAAATGCTGCGAGCAATCGTGCTTGACCTGCGGACAACGCAGACCGTGCAAGAGCAAAACGCCAAGGCCCAAGGCAACGCGCCGCCGGACGAGAAAGAAACCCCCGCCGAAACCCATGCGGTGACACGGCTAATGGCAGGTTTCACCATAGATCAAATGGTATCGGAGTATCGCGCTCTGAGAACGAGTGTTCTCAGTCAATGGCTGAAGCAAATCAAGGCTGGTACGGCGTTAGATGTAGACGATATGACCCGCTTTCATGAAGCCATTGATCAAGCACTCGCCGAATCTATCGCTAGCTACTCACGCGCCGTCGAGGCATCGCGCAGTGTTTTTCTAGGTATCCTTGGCCATGACTTGCGTACCCCACTTGGCGCCATTTTGCTTGGCGCCGACATGCTGAGGCGTGCGGACGGTATGGGGGCACGCGCTACCAGAATTGCTACTCAGATTTACACCAGCGTGAGGCGAGCGAGCCAGATTGTTGGAGACCTGCTGGATTTAACGCGCTGTCAAATGGGCCCAGGGATTCCTGTCAAAAAGGAGAACATAGACCTAACGCCCTTATGCGAACGCATCGTAGAAGAAATTCGAGCTTTTCATCCGGGCGCCAATGTTTTGCTCGAAATGAATACACCGGCTCACGGGGAGTTTGATGGCCCTCGAATGGAACAGGTATTTTCCAACATCATTAGCAATGCGGTGCAACATGGTGATCTCCAGTTCCCGATAAAGGTGGCATTAGAGGTAACAGAAGACAGTGTTGTCTTCACTGTCCACAACAGTGGTGAACCGATCCCAGAGGATGTATTGCCCTTCATTTTTAATCCTATGGGGCGCTTTTCCAAGCGGTCGGTTATCGATCACGGGCCGAGTGACGGACTGGGCTTGGGCCTCTTCATTGCCTCTGAAATCGTTGCCTCACACGCAGGCTCAATCGACGTGATCTCGGATGCAGAACGCGGCACAATTTTCCTTGTGAAGGTTCCCAGGAGTGGATTGGAGGATTGA
- a CDS encoding response regulator, with the protein MSPVSAGSESTHCALILVVEDEPVILEFLCEILQQEGFATEAKNSADEALEFLDRYAEKVCLLLTDITMPGSLNGAALANLSGSRWPSIPILIMSGLETPESSGVTHPVSFIRKPWAIGQMLDCVNNAMKLPSCGVE; encoded by the coding sequence ATGAGTCCAGTTTCAGCGGGGAGCGAAAGCACTCATTGCGCATTAATTCTTGTCGTAGAGGACGAGCCGGTAATTCTCGAATTCTTATGTGAGATATTGCAACAAGAAGGGTTCGCGACTGAAGCAAAGAATAGCGCAGACGAGGCGCTGGAATTTCTCGATCGCTATGCAGAGAAAGTGTGTCTTCTACTGACAGATATCACCATGCCGGGGAGCTTGAACGGTGCAGCCTTGGCCAACCTGTCAGGCAGCCGATGGCCGAGCATTCCTATATTGATAATGTCGGGTTTGGAAACGCCCGAAAGCTCCGGTGTGACGCACCCGGTCTCGTTCATACGTAAACCTTGGGCGATAGGACAAATGCTTGACTGTGTAAACAATGCTATGAAATTGCCATCCTGCGGAGTCGAATAG
- a CDS encoding FAD-binding and (Fe-S)-binding domain-containing protein: MSLPAAFLRDTQQLIPETRRFDDPLSTLAFGTDASFYRLIPKLVIRVESEDEVVALLKLAQRDKVPVTFRAAGTSLSGQAISDSVLIVLGDNWNGHEIRGRGMQIRLQPGVIGAQANAWLTPFGRKIGPDPASINACKIGGIVANNASGMCCGTAQNTYHTLAGIRLVLADGSRLDTEDATSVAAFRESHAELLERLATLGRETRANVELAAKIRHKYRLKNTTGLSLNALVDFDEPVDILSHLLVGSEGTLGFISAVTYDTVIDHPNKASALIVFPDVETCCNAVTVLKSQPVSAVELLDRRSLRSVQDKPGMPAFVQQLSANACALLIESRAASITLLQEQLAQIMASLTGFPVEKQVDFTEDPVENARLWAIRKDTFPAVGAVRKTGTTVIIEDVTFPVEQLAIGVNRLIELFDKHHYDEAILFGHALEGNLHFVFTQGFNSAEEVARYQAFMDDVAQLVAVEFGGSLKAEHGTGRNMAPFVELEWGSDAYQLMWQLKRLLDPNGILNPDVVLSDDPQIHLKHLKPLPAADEIVDKCIECGFCEPVCPSKGLTLSPRQRIVIWRDIQAKKRAGTDTAELEQAYEYQGIETCAATGLCAQRCPVGINTGELVKKLRGHKATHTKTANWIEGNFATALQGARFTLHVANGARMLLGAPRLAKLSASLTRLSKGQVPQWTNAMPQPERAIRFSPTVSDERPRVVYLAACVSRVMGPAAGDKEQMSLYDKTRGLLEKAGYQVVFPDNQDNLCCGQPFASKGYAEQAEHKRQELIGALLHASRGGLDPIYCDTSPCTLRLVQDLGDVRLDLYDPVRFIRTHLMDRLDFTPQEAPIAVHVTCSTQHLGESQALIDLARKCSKNVVIPEGIHCCGFAGDKGFTTPELNAHSLRTLKDAVQQCSEGISTSRTCEIGLSQHGGIDYHGLVYLVDRVTQARAT; this comes from the coding sequence ATGAGTCTACCGGCGGCTTTCCTGCGAGATACACAGCAACTGATTCCTGAAACGCGACGGTTCGACGATCCGTTGTCGACCTTGGCGTTCGGCACCGATGCCAGTTTCTACCGGCTGATTCCGAAACTGGTGATCCGCGTCGAGTCCGAAGATGAAGTGGTGGCGCTGCTCAAACTGGCGCAACGGGATAAAGTCCCGGTGACCTTCCGCGCCGCCGGCACCAGCCTGTCTGGCCAGGCCATCAGCGATTCGGTGCTGATCGTGCTGGGAGATAACTGGAACGGTCACGAGATCCGTGGTCGGGGGATGCAAATCCGCCTGCAACCAGGCGTGATCGGCGCCCAGGCCAACGCCTGGCTGACACCGTTCGGCCGCAAGATCGGTCCGGACCCGGCGTCGATCAACGCCTGCAAAATCGGCGGCATCGTCGCCAACAATGCCAGTGGCATGTGCTGCGGCACGGCGCAGAACACCTATCACACACTGGCCGGGATTCGTCTGGTGCTGGCCGATGGCAGCCGTCTCGATACCGAAGACGCCACCAGTGTCGCGGCCTTCCGTGAGAGCCATGCCGAGCTGCTGGAACGTCTGGCGACATTGGGCCGCGAGACCCGCGCCAATGTCGAATTGGCTGCGAAAATTCGCCACAAATACCGTCTGAAAAATACCACCGGGCTGTCACTCAATGCCCTGGTGGATTTCGACGAGCCTGTGGATATCTTGAGCCACTTGCTGGTGGGCTCCGAAGGCACGCTCGGGTTCATCAGCGCGGTGACCTACGACACAGTGATTGATCATCCGAACAAGGCGTCGGCGCTGATCGTGTTCCCGGATGTGGAAACCTGCTGCAACGCCGTCACCGTACTGAAAAGCCAACCGGTGTCGGCCGTCGAACTGCTGGACCGTCGCAGCCTGCGCTCGGTGCAGGACAAGCCCGGCATGCCGGCTTTCGTACAACAACTGTCGGCCAATGCCTGCGCCCTGCTGATCGAATCCCGCGCCGCATCGATCACTTTGCTGCAGGAACAACTGGCGCAAATCATGGCGTCACTGACTGGGTTCCCGGTAGAGAAACAAGTCGACTTTACCGAAGACCCGGTGGAAAACGCCCGGCTCTGGGCGATCCGCAAGGACACCTTCCCCGCCGTCGGCGCGGTGCGCAAAACCGGCACCACGGTGATTATCGAAGACGTGACCTTCCCGGTGGAACAACTGGCCATCGGTGTGAATCGCCTGATCGAGCTGTTCGACAAACATCACTACGACGAAGCGATCCTTTTCGGACACGCCCTGGAAGGCAATCTGCACTTTGTCTTCACCCAAGGCTTCAACAGCGCGGAAGAAGTCGCACGCTACCAGGCGTTCATGGACGACGTGGCGCAGTTGGTGGCCGTTGAATTCGGCGGCTCGCTGAAGGCTGAACACGGCACCGGTCGCAACATGGCGCCCTTCGTCGAGCTGGAATGGGGCAGCGATGCTTATCAGTTGATGTGGCAGCTCAAACGTCTGCTTGACCCTAACGGCATTCTCAACCCGGACGTCGTACTCAGCGACGACCCACAGATCCACCTCAAACATCTGAAGCCGCTGCCCGCCGCCGACGAGATTGTGGATAAGTGCATCGAATGCGGTTTCTGCGAACCGGTGTGCCCATCGAAAGGCCTGACGTTGAGCCCACGCCAGCGCATCGTGATCTGGCGTGATATCCAGGCGAAGAAACGCGCTGGCACAGACACCGCCGAACTGGAACAGGCCTACGAATACCAAGGCATCGAAACGTGCGCCGCCACAGGCCTGTGTGCACAACGTTGCCCTGTAGGAATCAACACCGGCGAGCTGGTGAAAAAGCTCCGAGGCCATAAGGCAACACATACGAAAACCGCCAACTGGATTGAAGGAAATTTCGCCACCGCATTGCAAGGCGCGCGCTTCACCCTGCATGTGGCCAACGGTGCGCGGATGCTGTTGGGAGCGCCGCGTCTGGCGAAGCTTTCGGCATCGCTGACGCGCTTGTCCAAGGGTCAGGTTCCGCAATGGACCAACGCCATGCCGCAGCCGGAAAGAGCCATTCGCTTCAGCCCGACGGTGTCGGACGAGCGGCCTCGGGTGGTGTACCTGGCGGCCTGCGTGTCGCGGGTGATGGGCCCGGCTGCCGGGGATAAAGAGCAAATGTCGCTGTACGACAAAACCCGTGGCCTGCTGGAAAAGGCCGGCTACCAAGTAGTTTTTCCGGACAATCAGGACAACCTCTGCTGCGGTCAGCCATTCGCCTCCAAGGGTTACGCTGAACAGGCCGAACATAAGCGCCAAGAACTGATCGGCGCACTGCTGCACGCCAGCCGCGGCGGGCTCGACCCGATCTATTGCGACACCAGCCCCTGCACCTTGCGGCTGGTTCAGGACTTGGGCGATGTGCGACTGGACCTGTACGACCCGGTGCGTTTCATTCGCACTCACTTGATGGATCGTCTCGATTTCACCCCCCAGGAAGCGCCGATCGCGGTACACGTCACGTGCAGCACTCAGCATCTCGGTGAGAGCCAGGCGCTGATCGATCTTGCGCGCAAATGCAGTAAAAACGTGGTCATTCCGGAAGGCATTCACTGCTGCGGTTTTGCCGGTGACAAGGGCTTCACCACCCCGGAATTGAACGCCCATTCGTTACGCACGCTCAAGGACGCGGTACAGCAATGCAGCGAGGGGATTTCCACCAGCCGCACCTGTGAGATTGGTCTGTCACAACATGGTGGAATTGACTACCACGGGCTGGTTTATCTGGTGGATCGAGTGACGCAAGCCAGGGCGACCTGA
- a CDS encoding LutC/YkgG family protein, whose amino-acid sequence MSAKQNILAKLRNSLTGTTPVADNFDVELLTEPYTYTPEQRIPQLRKLMEAVHTEIHLTSGEGWPELLAQLLQDRQLPSLLIAPTTPHGQRITQHWAKNPGLPALKAYDRPVEEWKAELFNDTPASLTTTLGAIAATGSLIIWPTREEPRLMSLVPPVHFALLKASEIRDNFYQVQQEFEWAQGMPTNALLVSGPSKTADIEQVLAYGAHGPKDLVVLILEDE is encoded by the coding sequence ATGAGCGCCAAGCAAAATATCCTCGCCAAATTGCGCAACAGTCTGACGGGCACCACGCCGGTGGCTGACAACTTCGATGTCGAACTGCTGACCGAGCCCTACACCTACACGCCTGAGCAACGCATCCCGCAACTGCGCAAACTGATGGAAGCGGTGCACACCGAAATTCATCTGACGTCCGGCGAAGGATGGCCCGAATTGCTGGCGCAACTGCTGCAGGATCGCCAGTTGCCGAGCCTGTTGATTGCGCCGACGACACCCCACGGTCAACGCATCACTCAGCATTGGGCGAAAAATCCTGGCCTGCCAGCGCTCAAAGCCTACGACCGTCCGGTCGAGGAATGGAAAGCCGAGTTGTTCAACGACACCCCGGCCAGCCTGACCACCACCCTCGGCGCGATCGCCGCGACAGGCAGCCTGATTATCTGGCCGACGCGGGAAGAACCGCGGCTGATGAGCCTGGTGCCGCCAGTGCATTTCGCCCTGCTCAAGGCCAGTGAAATCCGCGACAACTTTTATCAGGTGCAGCAGGAATTCGAATGGGCCCAAGGTATGCCAACCAACGCCTTGCTGGTGTCCGGTCCGTCGAAGACTGCCGACATCGAGCAGGTACTGGCTTACGGCGCTCACGGCCCGAAAGACCTGGTGGTTCTGATTTTGGAGGACGAATGA